The Candidatus Eisenbacteria bacterium genome includes a region encoding these proteins:
- a CDS encoding RHS repeat-associated core domain-containing protein — DALGNLRSATLPNGTVLEYVIDPANRRVGKTVNGTLTQGFLYEDQLRIAAELDGTGNVVSRFVYGTRVNVPEYMVKGGVTYRLVTDHLGSPRLVINTDTGDVEQRMDYDEFGRVTMDTNPGFQPFGFAGGLYDRDTGLVRFGARDYDAATGRWTAKDPLTFFGSRGTNLYAYAGNDPENFVDRAGLSEDSVTKALEQAVARGDVEEIQTILEAAGQGLQRQASNAELRDALGELFRLKDRIPGGTAGAIRDELRQGLTKHLLKGRERLSQLQRLLREGGLCGTDRAIAEAVVMDLQAALGAL, encoded by the coding sequence CGATGCGCTCGGAAACCTGCGATCCGCCACGCTGCCGAACGGCACGGTGCTTGAATACGTGATCGACCCGGCGAACCGGCGGGTGGGGAAGACGGTGAACGGGACGCTGACCCAGGGGTTCCTGTACGAGGACCAGCTGCGCATCGCGGCGGAGCTCGATGGTACGGGGAACGTCGTCAGCCGCTTCGTGTACGGGACGCGGGTCAACGTGCCCGAGTACATGGTGAAAGGGGGCGTCACGTATCGCCTCGTGACCGACCACCTGGGGTCGCCGCGCCTGGTGATCAACACGGACACCGGCGACGTCGAGCAGCGGATGGACTATGACGAGTTCGGGCGGGTGACGATGGACACGAACCCGGGCTTCCAGCCCTTCGGCTTCGCGGGCGGACTCTACGATCGGGACACGGGGCTCGTGCGGTTCGGGGCACGGGACTACGACGCGGCGACGGGGCGCTGGACGGCCAAGGATCCCCTGACCTTCTTCGGCAGCCGCGGAACGAACCTGTACGCCTACGCGGGGAATGATCCGGAGAACTTCGTCGATCGGGCAGGCTTGTCTGAAGACTCGGTGACCAAGGCGCTTGAGCAGGCCGTGGCGCGGGGTGACGTCGAAGAAATCCAGACCATTCTCGAAGCCGCCGGGCAGGGGCTCCAAAGACAAGCGAGCAACGCTGAGCTCCGAGATGCACTGGGAGAGCTCTTCCGCCTGAAGGACCGCATCCCAGGTGGGACCGCCGGAGCCATTCGCGACGAACTCAGGCAGGGGCTCACAAAGCATTTGCTCAAGGGTCGGGAACGCCTGAGTCAGCTGCAGAGGCTCCTTAGAGAAGGCGGGCTGTGCGGAACGGACCGCGCCATCGCAGAAGCTGTTGTGATGGACCTTCAGGCTGCGCTTGGGGCACTCTGA
- a CDS encoding RHS repeat-associated core domain-containing protein produces MEYDEFGRVTMDTSPGFQPFAFAGGLYDRDTGLVRFGARDYDATTGRWMVEDPIGDVLPEIDATSKLE; encoded by the coding sequence ATGGAGTACGACGAGTTCGGGCGGGTGACGATGGACACGAGCCCGGGGTTTCAGCCGTTCGCCTTCGCGGGTGGCCTCTACGATCGCGATACGGGGCTCGTGCGGTTTGGGGCACGTGACTACGACGCGACGACGGGACGATGGATGGTTGAGGATCCCATTGGTGACGTTCTCCCCGAAATCGACGCCACCTCAAAACTAGAGTAA
- a CDS encoding IS110 family transposase, with amino-acid sequence MDVKTVGIDLGKNVFHVVGLDERGAITLKRRLTRTQLAVLMANLPRALVGMEACPGSHHMARRLEEHGHTVRLLPPQYVRPYVKTNKNDFRDAEAIAEAVGRGTMRFVPPKTVAQLDLQARHRVRDRLVGHRTALVNQIRAFLLEQGLPMRPGRLALRSELRRRLATAPSGISPSLACLLAQLSQEWEQLEDRIERVTEEITALAHREPACQRLMAVPGIGPISATAIVAAVGNGSGFTKGRDFAAWLGLVPRQNSTGGRPRLLGVSKHGNTYLRRLMVLGAQAVMRSKVRERQRFGPWLQRLELRVHRNVAVIALANKLARIAWSVLAKAMPYRPFMEDAA; translated from the coding sequence ATGGATGTGAAGACGGTCGGCATCGATCTCGGGAAGAACGTGTTTCATGTCGTCGGACTCGACGAGCGCGGAGCTATCACGCTCAAGCGCCGGCTCACTCGAACGCAGTTGGCCGTGCTCATGGCGAACTTGCCACGCGCCCTGGTTGGCATGGAAGCCTGTCCCGGGTCGCATCACATGGCGCGGCGGCTCGAGGAACATGGGCACACGGTTCGTTTGCTGCCGCCGCAGTACGTGCGGCCATACGTCAAAACCAACAAAAACGACTTCCGCGACGCCGAAGCGATCGCGGAGGCCGTTGGCCGCGGCACGATGCGGTTTGTGCCACCCAAGACAGTCGCGCAGCTCGATCTCCAAGCACGCCATCGCGTCCGCGATCGTCTGGTGGGCCATCGCACGGCGCTCGTGAACCAGATCCGCGCTTTCCTCCTCGAGCAGGGACTACCGATGCGCCCGGGACGGCTCGCGCTGCGGTCCGAGCTGCGGCGCCGCCTTGCGACCGCGCCATCGGGGATCTCGCCAAGTCTCGCGTGCCTGCTGGCGCAACTATCGCAGGAGTGGGAGCAGCTCGAAGACCGCATTGAGCGCGTGACAGAAGAGATCACTGCGCTGGCACACCGCGAACCCGCGTGTCAGCGGCTCATGGCCGTGCCCGGCATCGGTCCGATTTCCGCCACGGCCATTGTGGCCGCGGTCGGGAACGGCAGCGGCTTTACCAAGGGCCGCGACTTCGCCGCGTGGCTCGGGCTCGTACCACGGCAGAACTCGACTGGCGGCAGACCGCGTCTCCTCGGTGTCAGCAAACACGGGAATACCTACTTGCGACGCCTCATGGTCCTTGGGGCCCAGGCCGTGATGCGCAGCAAAGTGCGGGAACGGCAGCGATTCGGTCCCTGGCTGCAGCGGCTCGAGCTCCGCGTCCACCGCAACGTCGCTGTCATCGCGCTCGCGAACAAGCTCGCGCGAATCGCCTGGAGCGTCCTCGCGAAAGCGATGCCCTATCGGCCGTTCATGGAGGACGCCGCCTAG
- a CDS encoding PrsW family glutamic-type intramembrane protease, whose amino-acid sequence MPVHSESALILAAAVAPPVVFALVVLRLGGGRAVGFADVGAFLWGALVAPVAATLMNDALGAWATRALGDATAGWTVPTIVAPLVEECVKGVGVALVLALAPGATTSVPAGILTGALVGLGFAATENVTYYTLAAVQAGYAGLGRAVYLRGVVQGLNHAAFTAATGAGIAWGLRRGRTLALGLAGLGVAVVAHAVWNGVTSRAITDALCNAPTPGGACARAPASADLFVTAPLLVVASIGPLALALGLFARRARRA is encoded by the coding sequence GTGCCGGTCCACTCCGAGAGCGCGCTCATCCTGGCGGCGGCCGTGGCGCCGCCGGTCGTCTTCGCGCTCGTCGTGCTGCGGCTGGGTGGCGGTCGTGCCGTCGGCTTCGCCGACGTCGGCGCGTTCCTGTGGGGCGCGCTCGTCGCTCCCGTCGCCGCGACGCTCATGAACGACGCGCTCGGCGCATGGGCGACGCGCGCGCTCGGCGACGCCACCGCCGGCTGGACCGTACCGACGATCGTCGCGCCGCTGGTCGAAGAGTGCGTGAAAGGCGTGGGCGTCGCCCTGGTTCTCGCCCTCGCGCCGGGAGCCACCACGAGCGTGCCCGCGGGCATCCTCACCGGTGCGCTCGTCGGCCTCGGCTTCGCCGCCACCGAGAACGTCACCTACTACACGCTCGCCGCGGTGCAGGCGGGCTACGCCGGCCTCGGGCGCGCGGTGTACCTCCGCGGCGTCGTGCAGGGCCTCAACCACGCCGCCTTCACCGCCGCGACGGGTGCGGGCATCGCCTGGGGGCTACGCCGGGGACGGACCCTCGCCCTCGGCCTCGCGGGGCTCGGCGTCGCGGTCGTGGCGCACGCCGTCTGGAACGGCGTCACCTCGCGCGCCATCACCGACGCGCTCTGCAACGCGCCGACGCCGGGCGGCGCCTGCGCGCGCGCACCGGCTTCGGCCGATCTCTTCGTCACGGCGCCGCTGCTGGTCGTCGCGTCGATCGGTCCGCTCGCGCTCGCCCTCGGTCTGTTCGCCCGCCGCGCGCGTCGTGCTTAA
- a CDS encoding CDP-alcohol phosphatidyltransferase family protein — MTSPTPQTGTRPRSLLRSLVPADFLTLGNAACGTGAIFCCLNYLEAAHRAGPLAGAFVLLPAALVLDVADGMLARGSHRSSPFGADLDSLADVISFGVAPAVLGFTLGMRGLWDALVLCAFVCCGVGRLARFNVTAAALADASGKVRYYEGTPIPTSLALVAVLGVAWWQGAVGDALWLGRLQVGPGTFHPLVLLYAASGAAMVSRLRVPKP; from the coding sequence CTGACGAGCCCGACTCCGCAGACCGGTACGCGCCCGCGATCGCTGCTGCGCTCGCTCGTCCCGGCCGACTTCCTGACACTCGGCAACGCCGCTTGCGGCACGGGCGCGATCTTCTGCTGCCTCAACTACCTCGAGGCGGCGCATCGAGCGGGGCCGCTCGCCGGCGCCTTCGTGCTCCTGCCGGCCGCGCTCGTCCTCGACGTCGCCGACGGCATGCTCGCACGTGGCTCGCATCGCTCGTCGCCGTTCGGCGCCGATCTCGACTCGCTCGCCGACGTGATCTCGTTCGGCGTCGCGCCGGCCGTCCTCGGCTTCACGCTCGGGATGCGCGGGCTGTGGGACGCGCTCGTGCTGTGCGCGTTCGTGTGCTGCGGGGTCGGCCGCCTCGCGCGCTTCAACGTGACCGCCGCCGCGCTCGCGGACGCGAGCGGCAAGGTGCGGTACTACGAAGGGACGCCGATTCCGACCAGCCTCGCGCTCGTCGCCGTGCTCGGGGTGGCGTGGTGGCAGGGCGCGGTCGGCGACGCCCTCTGGCTCGGGCGCCTGCAGGTGGGACCGGGCACGTTCCACCCCCTGGTCCTCCTCTATGCCGCCAGCGGCGCCGCGATGGTGAGCCGCCTGCGCGTCCCCAAGCCCTGA
- a CDS encoding YidB family protein produces MALLDQLANQVLASLQGGQIQGGASRNQATDLMQAVLSMLNQQGGLGGLLQQFQQKGMGNIADSWVGTGQNQPISGRQLEDVLGADTVGRLSQQAGLPADQGLGALAQLLPQMIDTLTPQGRVPQQNDLLAAGLDFLKKTLA; encoded by the coding sequence ATGGCGCTACTCGATCAGCTCGCCAATCAGGTGCTCGCGAGTCTCCAGGGAGGCCAGATCCAGGGCGGTGCGTCACGCAATCAGGCGACGGACCTGATGCAGGCGGTCCTCTCGATGCTGAACCAGCAGGGCGGCCTCGGCGGGCTGCTCCAGCAGTTCCAGCAGAAGGGCATGGGAAACATCGCGGACTCGTGGGTCGGCACCGGGCAGAACCAGCCCATCTCCGGACGCCAGCTCGAGGACGTGCTCGGCGCCGACACGGTCGGCAGGCTCTCGCAGCAGGCCGGCCTTCCGGCCGACCAGGGGCTCGGCGCGCTCGCGCAGCTCCTGCCGCAGATGATCGACACGCTGACGCCCCAGGGGCGGGTCCCGCAGCAGAACGACCTGCTCGCCGCCGGGCTCGACTTCCTGAAGAAGACGCTCGCCTGA
- a CDS encoding 3-oxoacid CoA-transferase subunit B produces MDKVVPSAALAVADVPDGASVLIGGFGVIQGWPASLIEALAERGARALTVVANTPGVGPLSPQLLAQRGLVRRLVASYAVYPTQRAPMGDGITSGRIDLELVPQGTLVERVRAGGAGLAAFYTRTAAGTDAARDKEERVFDGRAHVLERAIRCDVALVRAARADRHGNLTYRRGSRSTNPVFATAARCTIAEVDEIVEPGALDPETIVTPGIFVDRVVRTEHPMDPATVRALSRRFGKQWDLEVRERPVGPRGIPPDLMARKVARLLRRGEYVNLGVGLPTLVSSHLAPEDEITLHSENGLLGFGPLANPDEATDVHRYNASGQLVTGLPGESVTDSADAFAMARAGRVTTIVLGGFQVAATGDLANWRVPATGVGGIGGAMDLAAGTGRLIVMMFHLTRAGEAKLVERCSYPLTAERCVATVVTDLAVIDVDANGFVLRELAPGVGVDEVRAVTAAPLRVAADVREMEF; encoded by the coding sequence GTGGACAAGGTCGTGCCGAGCGCGGCGCTCGCCGTCGCGGACGTTCCCGACGGCGCGTCGGTGTTGATCGGAGGCTTCGGCGTCATCCAGGGATGGCCCGCGAGCCTCATCGAAGCGCTCGCCGAGCGCGGGGCACGCGCGCTCACGGTCGTCGCCAACACGCCCGGCGTCGGCCCGCTCTCGCCACAGCTCCTCGCGCAGCGGGGGCTCGTGCGGCGGCTCGTCGCGAGCTACGCCGTCTACCCGACGCAGCGCGCGCCCATGGGCGACGGGATCACCTCGGGTCGGATCGACCTCGAGCTGGTTCCGCAGGGCACGCTCGTCGAGCGCGTGCGCGCCGGCGGCGCCGGGCTCGCGGCGTTCTACACGCGGACCGCAGCCGGCACCGACGCCGCGCGCGACAAGGAGGAGCGGGTCTTCGACGGGCGCGCGCACGTCCTCGAGCGGGCGATCCGCTGCGACGTCGCGCTGGTGCGCGCCGCGCGCGCCGACCGCCACGGTAATCTCACGTACCGGCGCGGCTCGCGCAGCACGAACCCCGTCTTCGCGACCGCCGCGCGCTGCACGATCGCCGAGGTCGACGAGATCGTCGAGCCCGGCGCGCTCGATCCCGAGACGATCGTCACGCCCGGCATCTTCGTCGATCGCGTCGTGCGGACGGAGCATCCGATGGATCCCGCGACCGTGCGCGCGCTGTCGCGCCGCTTCGGCAAGCAGTGGGACCTGGAGGTGCGCGAGCGTCCGGTCGGGCCGCGCGGCATCCCGCCCGACCTGATGGCGCGCAAGGTCGCGCGGCTGCTCCGGCGCGGGGAGTACGTGAACCTCGGCGTCGGGCTTCCGACGCTCGTCTCGAGTCACTTGGCGCCGGAGGACGAGATCACGCTCCACTCCGAGAACGGCCTCCTCGGCTTCGGGCCGCTCGCCAACCCGGACGAGGCGACCGACGTGCATCGCTACAACGCGAGCGGGCAGCTCGTCACGGGGCTCCCGGGCGAGAGCGTCACCGACTCGGCGGACGCCTTCGCGATGGCGCGCGCCGGACGCGTGACGACGATCGTGCTCGGCGGATTCCAGGTGGCGGCCACCGGCGACCTCGCCAACTGGCGCGTGCCCGCGACCGGCGTCGGCGGGATCGGCGGCGCCATGGACCTCGCGGCGGGGACGGGACGGCTGATCGTCATGATGTTCCATCTGACGCGCGCGGGCGAAGCGAAGCTCGTCGAGCGCTGCTCGTATCCCCTCACGGCCGAGCGCTGCGTCGCGACCGTCGTCACGGATCTCGCCGTGATCGACGTCGACGCGAACGGCTTCGTCCTGCGCGAGCTGGCGCCGGGCGTCGGCGTCGACGAGGTGCGCGCCGTCACCGCCGCACCGCTGCGCGTCGCCGCCGACGTGCGCGAGATGGAGTTCTGA
- a CDS encoding DsbA family protein: MRVEFFFGPGSRYSYLAASQMPRLEEETGCTVEWRPVSGPEIRALRGHDPFVGAPVSGQYDWDYRRSDAECWAEYYGIRFREPPSREVDFRLLARAAVAAARLGAAARYGWTICAAVYGSDAWPLDEALCLRVAEDSGLARGEFASVLADPETERRLTETAREAQRRGAFGVPTFFAGDRMFWGNDRIVLLRHFLRRSS; the protein is encoded by the coding sequence ATGCGTGTCGAGTTCTTCTTCGGCCCCGGCAGCCGCTACTCGTATCTCGCCGCGAGCCAGATGCCGCGGCTCGAGGAGGAGACCGGCTGCACCGTCGAGTGGCGTCCGGTGAGCGGACCCGAGATCCGCGCGCTGCGCGGTCACGATCCCTTCGTGGGCGCGCCGGTCTCGGGCCAGTACGACTGGGACTACCGGCGCTCCGACGCCGAGTGCTGGGCCGAGTACTACGGCATCCGGTTCCGCGAGCCGCCGAGCCGCGAGGTCGACTTCCGGCTGCTCGCGCGCGCCGCCGTCGCCGCCGCGCGCCTGGGCGCCGCCGCGAGGTACGGTTGGACCATCTGCGCGGCCGTCTACGGCTCCGACGCCTGGCCGCTCGACGAGGCGCTCTGCCTGCGCGTCGCCGAGGACAGCGGCCTCGCGCGCGGCGAATTCGCTTCCGTGCTCGCCGATCCCGAGACCGAGCGACGGCTCACCGAGACGGCGCGCGAGGCGCAGCGCCGGGGCGCCTTCGGCGTGCCGACCTTCTTCGCCGGCGATCGGATGTTCTGGGGCAACGATCGCATCGTGCTCCTCCGCCACTTCCTGCGGCGATCGTCGTGA
- a CDS encoding DUF1295 domain-containing protein — protein sequence MSPFLATLATTGAVFVGLWMVSLRTRDVSIVDIYWGPGFTVIATIAACTGVGTDPRRVLVLALVALWGLRLGGYLLWRNRGRGEDFRYAAMRRRIGARFWLVSLATVFLLQTALMWIVSWPAQWAVAVPSPPALGLFDAIGVALWTVGLVFEAGGDLQLARFKADPANAGAVMDRGFWRYTRHPNYFGDACVWWGIYAVACAVPGGWRTLPAPIVMTVLLRRVSGVPMLERSLAKRRPGYAAYVARTSTFFPRAPRH from the coding sequence GTGAGCCCGTTCCTCGCGACGCTCGCCACGACGGGGGCCGTGTTCGTCGGGCTCTGGATGGTGAGCCTTCGCACGCGCGACGTCAGCATCGTCGACATCTATTGGGGACCCGGCTTCACGGTCATCGCCACGATCGCCGCGTGCACCGGCGTCGGGACGGATCCGCGGCGCGTCCTCGTGCTCGCGCTCGTCGCGCTGTGGGGCCTGCGGCTGGGCGGCTATCTCTTGTGGCGGAACCGCGGCAGGGGCGAGGACTTCCGTTACGCCGCGATGCGCCGGCGGATCGGCGCGCGGTTCTGGCTCGTGAGCCTCGCGACGGTGTTCTTGCTCCAGACCGCGCTCATGTGGATCGTGTCGTGGCCGGCGCAGTGGGCGGTCGCCGTGCCGTCGCCGCCCGCGCTCGGCCTCTTCGACGCGATCGGCGTCGCGCTGTGGACGGTCGGCCTCGTCTTCGAGGCGGGCGGCGATCTGCAGCTCGCGCGCTTCAAGGCCGATCCGGCGAACGCCGGCGCCGTCATGGACCGAGGCTTCTGGCGCTACACGCGGCACCCGAACTACTTCGGCGATGCCTGCGTGTGGTGGGGCATCTACGCCGTCGCGTGCGCGGTGCCGGGTGGCTGGCGAACGTTGCCGGCTCCGATCGTGATGACCGTGCTCCTGCGGCGTGTCTCGGGCGTTCCCATGCTCGAGCGCTCGCTCGCCAAGCGGCGGCCGGGCTACGCGGCCTACGTCGCGCGCACCAGCACCTTCTTCCCCCGCGCGCCGCGCCACTGA
- a CDS encoding alpha/beta fold hydrolase has translation MDPPRLHIDVDGTGPTVALLHGFGGSARNFGPQMRALKDRHRVVRYDARGHGRSDAPREASAYTPEIFVDDMRRVLDEVGAERAVVGGLSMGAGIALRFALAHPDRTRGLILCAFPAGADDPRGFAGKAMGFAETIERAGLETAGEGYVWGPTTRLDRRAVQFVRQGFLEHPPHGLALTLRGVIAKQPSVAAMHADVARIQCPAIVVVGSEDAPSLAASRALATALPQGDLVIVPGAGHVINLQKPDDVSVAMAEFLDAIARAA, from the coding sequence ATGGATCCGCCGCGCCTCCACATCGACGTCGACGGTACGGGCCCGACGGTGGCGCTCCTGCACGGCTTCGGTGGCAGCGCGCGGAATTTCGGCCCACAGATGCGGGCGCTCAAGGATCGCCATCGTGTCGTGCGCTACGACGCACGGGGTCATGGCCGCAGCGATGCGCCGCGCGAGGCGTCGGCCTACACGCCCGAGATCTTCGTCGACGACATGCGGCGCGTTCTCGACGAGGTCGGCGCCGAGCGCGCCGTCGTGGGTGGCCTCTCGATGGGCGCCGGCATCGCGCTCCGCTTCGCGCTCGCGCATCCGGATCGCACGCGCGGGCTCATTCTCTGCGCGTTCCCCGCCGGCGCCGACGATCCGCGCGGGTTCGCGGGCAAGGCGATGGGCTTCGCCGAGACGATCGAGCGAGCGGGGCTCGAGACCGCGGGCGAGGGCTACGTGTGGGGGCCGACGACGCGGCTCGACCGCAGGGCCGTGCAGTTCGTACGCCAGGGGTTTCTCGAGCATCCGCCGCACGGCCTCGCGCTCACGCTCCGCGGTGTCATCGCGAAGCAGCCCTCCGTCGCCGCCATGCACGCGGACGTGGCCCGTATCCAGTGTCCCGCGATCGTGGTCGTCGGCTCCGAGGACGCGCCGTCGCTCGCCGCGTCGCGCGCGCTCGCGACCGCGCTGCCGCAGGGCGATCTGGTCATCGTTCCGGGCGCCGGCCACGTCATCAACCTGCAGAAGCCGGACGACGTCAGCGTCGCCATGGCGGAGTTCCTGGATGCCATCGCCCGCGCCGCCTGA
- a CDS encoding NAD(P)/FAD-dependent oxidoreductase, whose product MPSPAPPEPPRVVIIGGGFGGLYAARALRRAPVDVTLIDRRNHHLFQPLLYQVATAALNPSDIAAPIRSILRKQQNCRVLLAEATAVDLARRRVVLADGELGYDYLVVATGATDSYFGHEEWARLAPSLKSIEEALEIRRRVLLAYEAAERTTDADARRTWLTFVVVGAGPTGVELAGALSEIARHALERDFRTIDPQDARVVLVEAADRVLGTFPPDLSEKATAQLVRLGVEVRVGTKVTEIDAGGVCLGSERVAARTVVWAAGVKASPLARSLGVPLDRAGRVLVEPTLTLPGHPEVFVIGDLAVHQQDGKAFTGLAAVAVQEGPHAAANIVRAVRGEPLVPFRYVDKGTLATIGRAAAVANFGRVHLSGFIAWLAWLFVHIFLLIGFRNRFVVMFEWAWTYLTYERGARLITGEVDPLRDAGAAPPKAE is encoded by the coding sequence ATGCCATCGCCCGCGCCGCCTGAGCCGCCGCGCGTCGTCATCATCGGCGGAGGGTTCGGGGGCCTCTACGCGGCCCGCGCGCTGCGGCGCGCACCGGTCGACGTGACGCTGATCGACCGCCGCAACCACCACCTCTTCCAGCCGCTCCTCTATCAGGTGGCGACGGCGGCCCTGAACCCGAGCGACATCGCGGCGCCGATCCGCAGCATCCTGCGCAAGCAGCAGAACTGCCGCGTGCTCCTCGCCGAGGCTACGGCGGTCGATCTTGCGCGACGGCGCGTGGTGCTGGCCGACGGCGAGCTCGGGTACGACTACCTCGTCGTTGCGACCGGGGCCACGGACTCGTACTTCGGCCACGAGGAGTGGGCGCGGCTCGCCCCGAGTCTGAAGTCGATCGAGGAGGCGCTCGAGATCCGCCGCCGCGTCCTGCTCGCCTACGAAGCAGCCGAGCGCACGACCGACGCGGATGCGCGCCGCACCTGGCTCACGTTCGTCGTCGTCGGCGCGGGTCCGACCGGCGTCGAGCTCGCGGGGGCGTTGAGTGAGATCGCGCGCCACGCGCTCGAGCGCGACTTCCGCACGATCGATCCGCAGGACGCACGCGTCGTGCTGGTCGAGGCGGCGGACCGCGTCCTCGGGACCTTCCCGCCCGACCTCTCGGAGAAGGCGACGGCGCAGCTCGTGCGGCTCGGGGTCGAGGTGCGCGTGGGAACGAAGGTGACGGAGATCGACGCGGGCGGCGTGTGCCTCGGATCCGAGCGCGTCGCCGCGCGCACGGTCGTGTGGGCGGCCGGCGTGAAGGCCTCGCCGCTCGCCCGCTCGCTCGGCGTGCCGCTCGATCGGGCCGGGCGCGTGCTCGTCGAGCCGACACTGACGCTTCCCGGCCATCCCGAGGTGTTCGTGATCGGCGACCTCGCCGTGCACCAGCAGGACGGCAAGGCGTTCACCGGCCTCGCGGCCGTTGCGGTGCAGGAAGGTCCCCACGCGGCCGCGAACATCGTCCGCGCCGTGCGCGGCGAGCCACTCGTGCCGTTCCGCTACGTCGACAAGGGGACGCTCGCGACGATCGGCCGCGCGGCCGCCGTGGCGAACTTCGGTCGCGTGCACCTCTCGGGCTTCATCGCGTGGCTCGCCTGGCTGTTCGTCCACATCTTCCTGCTGATCGGCTTTCGGAACCGCTTCGTCGTGATGTTCGAGTGGGCGTGGACGTACCTCACCTACGAGCGCGGCGCGCGCCTCATCACCGGCGAAGTCGACCCGCTGCGCGACGCAGGCGCCGCGCCGCCGAAGGCCGAATAG
- a CDS encoding thiazole synthase → MALDDPFVLAGKSYRSRLIVGSGKYKSFEETRRATEAAGAEIITVAVRRVNITDPGKENLLDHLPLDRYTILPNTAGCYTVEDAIRTCRLAREAGIGTLVKLEVIGDETTLFPDVAATIEAAKILVKEGFQVLPYVTDDPVACKRLEDVGCAAVMPLAAPIGSGLGIRNPYNLRIIVEQSRVPVIVDAGVGTASHASEALELGCDAVLMNTAIAGAKDPILMAEAMRLAVDAGRKAFLAGRIPAKLYATASSPVTGLIR, encoded by the coding sequence ACTCGACGATCCCTTCGTACTGGCCGGCAAGAGCTACCGCTCGCGGCTCATCGTCGGGTCGGGGAAGTACAAGTCTTTCGAGGAGACCCGGCGCGCGACCGAGGCCGCCGGCGCGGAGATCATCACCGTCGCGGTCCGGCGCGTGAACATCACCGACCCCGGCAAGGAGAACCTCCTCGACCACCTGCCCCTCGATCGCTACACGATCCTGCCGAACACGGCCGGCTGCTATACGGTCGAGGACGCGATCCGCACCTGCCGGCTCGCGCGCGAAGCCGGGATCGGCACGCTCGTGAAGCTCGAGGTGATCGGCGACGAGACGACGCTCTTCCCGGACGTGGCCGCGACCATCGAAGCCGCAAAGATCCTCGTGAAGGAGGGCTTCCAGGTCCTGCCCTACGTCACGGACGACCCGGTCGCCTGCAAGCGCCTCGAAGACGTCGGGTGCGCCGCCGTCATGCCGCTCGCCGCGCCGATCGGCTCGGGGCTCGGGATCCGCAACCCCTACAACCTCCGCATCATCGTCGAGCAGAGCCGCGTGCCGGTCATCGTCGACGCCGGCGTCGGCACGGCCTCGCACGCGTCCGAAGCGCTCGAGCTCGGCTGCGACGCCGTCCTCATGAACACGGCGATCGCGGGCGCGAAGGATCCGATCCTCATGGCGGAGGCGATGCGTCTCGCCGTCGACGCCGGCCGTAAGGCGTTCCTCGCCGGCCGCATCCCGGCGAAACTCTACGCGACCGCATCGAGCCCCGTCACCGGCCTGATCAGGTAG